A single window of Neurospora crassa OR74A linkage group VII, whole genome shotgun sequence DNA harbors:
- a CDS encoding phosphatidylserine synthase has protein sequence MSKRPSYASVANGAATQDDSTSAAAAEFDRSHDKQKILFSTDAGHFSLIRAMHLADLITELNGLCGILSLFSSLRYCLGDPADKTNIYYALAFLPFGLFFDFMDGKVARWRKKSSMMGQELDSLADLISFGVAPAVVAFAIGIRTPLDHLCLGFFILCGLTRLARFNVTATAIPKDANGKAAYFEGTPIPTTLGLDAIMAYWVSQGWIHDSLPWGTMFQGTALEFHPIVLIFMLHGCLMTSKTIHIPKP, from the exons ATGTCGAAACGGCCGAGCTATGCGTCGGTCGCCAATGGCGCCGCAACCCAAGACGACTCCACctccgccgctgctgccgagtTCGATCGCT CTCACGACAAGCAAAAAATTCTCTTCTCTACAGATGCGGGGCACTTCTCTCTCATTCGCGCGATGCATCTCGCGGATCTCATTACTGAATTGAATG GCCTTTGCGgtatcctctccctcttctcttctttgcgGTACTGCCTCGGTGACCCCGCCGACAAGACCAACATCTACTATGCGCTTgccttcctcccctttgGCTTGTTTTTCGACTTCATGGATGGCAAGGTCGCGcgttggaggaagaagagcagCATGATGGGCCAAGAGCTGGACTCGCTGGCTGATCTG ATCTCCTTTGGCGTCGCACCCGCCGTCGTCGCCTTCGCCATCGGTATCCGTACCCCCCTCGACCATCTCTGCCTtggcttcttcatcctctgtGGCCTCACCCGCCTCGCCCGCTTTAACGTGACCGCGACCGCCATCCCGAAGGACGCCAACGGCAAGGCTGCCTACTTTGAGGGCACGCCGATCCCCACGACGCTCGGTCTGGACGCCATTATGGCCTACTGGGTGTCGCAAGGCTGGATTCATGATTCACTTCCGTGGGGTACCATGTTCCAGGGCACCGCGCTCGAATTCCACCCCAttgtcctcatcttcatgcTCCACGGCTGCTTGATGACAAGCAAGACCATTCATATTCCCAAGCCTTGA